One window of the Eucalyptus grandis isolate ANBG69807.140 chromosome 8, ASM1654582v1, whole genome shotgun sequence genome contains the following:
- the LOC104456705 gene encoding uncharacterized protein LOC104456705, with protein sequence MMEVQTLGDPKPLVQATLQLGSEKYAFAAAANGGTLSEQLASMKEESMRIFKEYITKHNVPTDVPDDLVESSSEDDVEATEKPSVKSKKTKLN encoded by the coding sequence ATGATGGAGGTCCAAACTCTAGGTGATCCAAAGCCGCTTGTTCAAGCCACGCTTCAACTTGGATCAGAAAAATATGCCTTTGCAGCAGCCGCTAATGGCGGCACTCTTTCGGAGCAACTGGCttcaatgaaagaggaaagcatGAGGATATTCAAGGAATACATCACCAAACATAATGTCCCCACTGATGTTCCAGACGACCTTGTTGAGAGCTCTTCAGAAGATGACGTTGAAGCCACCGAGAAGCCATCAGTGAagtcaaagaaaacaaaattaaattaa
- the LOC104416406 gene encoding histidine kinase CKI1: MPLLLVIPIAVGVIAILTVICLIARTRVTVMHLRATLIKQMEATRQAESKSMSKSNAFAQASHDVRASLAGVIGLIDISYDEVSPGSELEKNLKQMEACTKDLMGFLNCILDTSKVEAGKMPLQEEEFDLAQLLEDVVDLYHPVAMRKGVDVILDPNDGTVLKHSLVKGDRGKLKQILSNLLSNAVKFTDDGHISVRAWVQKPSLENLILVSTGNSWWKRLMCSSCKKNDRESGDEAVNEFRQNPNSAEFVFEVDDTGKGIPKEMRKSVFENYIQVKETAQGQEGTGLGLGIVQSLVRLMGGDIKIMDKDMGERGTCFRFNVFLAPFDAGATKPLEEDLEAGGYGAAHHLGLTIHANSPGLSFHSSSTRQVRSPKPEGSPVVLLIQNEERRRTCQSYMERLGIEVLVPSQWKDLPIILKKVQMKIINNAYHSSSGKSDRSWRIERFSKSASCSKSRGRVSGVSLSSLDGADHILPVCKSPSHKNQAGFVLLIVDASAGPFQEIFMAVTEFRTEFRKLIPSTRCKVVWLDKPTMRSIDQRAINGKLDPDDIIMSKPFHGTRLLQVIRLLPEFGGFLQRRPSKQVKERPVQNAEATKPSAEETGSTRREKPLGGKRALVVDDSEIMRKLAQCNLSNLGATVQLCENGKEALQLIREGIDEQRESGVSDIHRPYDYILMDCQMPTMDGYEATRKIRKEEKRYGIYMPIIALTAHSSGTEVKKIFEAGMDFHIEKPANGARLMKAITEIQSRGGGA, from the exons ATGCCCTTGCTTCTCGTGATACCGATTGCTGTGGGGGTCATCGCCATATTAACTGTCATATGCTTGATTGCAAGGACTCGGGTTACGGTGATGCACTTGCGAGCTACGCTTATAAAGCAAATGGAGGCAACTCGACAAGCCGAGAGCAAGAGCATGAGCAAGAGCAATGCCTTTGCTCAAGCCAGCCACGATGTCCGCGCGTCTTTGGCTGGGGTAATCGGCCTTATAGATATAAGTTATGATGAAGTTTCTCCTGGTTCGGAGCTCGAGAAAAACTTGAAGCAGATGGAAGCTTGTACAAAGGACCTGATGG GTTTTTTGAATTGCATTCTCGATACGAGCAAAGTTGaggccggaaaaatgccactgcaagaagaagaattcgATTTGGCTCAGCTTCTTGAAGATGTAGTTGATCTGTATCATCCGGTGGCCATGAGAAAAGGTGTGGATGTAATTCTAGACCCTAATGATGGCACAGTGCTCAAACATTCACTTGTGAAGGGAGATAGAGGAAAGCTTAAACAGATACTATCTAACTTGTTGAGCAATGCTGTTAAATTTACGGATGATGGTCACATCTCGGTCAGGGCATGGGTTCAAAAACCCAGCTTAGAAAATTTGATACTGGTTTCCACGGGGAATAGCTGGTGGAAACGCTTAATGTGCTCGTCCTGTAAGAAGAATGACAGGGAAAGTGGTGATGAAGCTGTGAACGAATTCCGGCAAAATCCTAATTCTGCTGAATTTGTATTCGAGGTGGATGATACAGGCAAAGGAATTCCCAAAGAGATGCGAAAGTCAGTATTTGAAAACTATATCCAGGTCAAAGAAACAGCTCAAGGACAAGAAGGCACTGGCTTGGGCCTTGGCATCGTTCAGTCTCTG GTCCGCCTCATGGGTGGAGATATAAAGATCATGGATAAGGACATGGGTGAGAGAGGAACGTGTTTCAGGTTCAATGTTTTCCTTGCCCCATTTGATGCTGGTGCTACAAAACCATTAGAGGAAGACCTTGAGGCCGGAGGTTATGGAGCAGCGCATCATCTTGGGCTAACCATCCATGCCAATAGTCCTGGGCTGAGCTTCCATAGTTCGAGCACCAGACAAGTGCGTAGCCCCAAACCAGAAGGATCTCCTGTTGTGTTATTGATACAGAATGAAGAGCGGCGGAGAACTTGTCAGAGTTACATGGAACGACTTGGAATAGAAGTTCTCGTACCTAGCCAATGGAAGGATCTTCCTATTATTCTGAAGAAGGTACAAATGAAGATCATCAACAATGCATATCATAGTTCTTCAGGAAAATCAGACAGGAGTTGGAGGATTGAAAGATTCAGTAAATCCGCTTCGTGCAGCAAGTCTCGCGGTAGAGTCAGTGGCGTATCTCTCAGTTCACTTGATGGAGCAGACCATATTCTCCCTGTCTGCAAGAGTCCTAGTCACAAAAATCAAGCGGGCTTCGTGCTACTTATAGTCGACGCAAGTGCTGGACCATTTCAAGAAATATTCATGGCAGTGACtgaatttaggactgaatttaGGAAACTCATACCGAGCACTCGTTGTAAGGTTGTGTGGTTAGATAAGCCAACGATGAGAAGTATTGACCAAAGGGCCATTAATGGCAAGCTCGACCCTGACGATATCATCATGTCTAAGCCCTTTCATGGGACCCGTTTGCTTCAAGTGATAAGACTTCTTCCAGAATTCGGGGGCTTTTTGCAGAGAAGACCAAGCAAACAGGTGAAGGAGAGACCAGTCCAAAATGCGGAAGCGACCAAACCTTCAGCAGAGGAAACTGGAAGTACCCGCAGGGAGAAACCTTTGGGTGGGAAGAGAGCATTGGTAGTCGATGACAGCGAGATAATGCGAAAGCTGGCTCAATGTAATCTTTCGAATCTTGGAGCAACAGTTCAGCTGTGCGAAAACGGAAAAGAAGCTTTACAATTGATTCGTGAGGGCATTGATGAACAGAGGGAGTCAGGAGTTTCAGATATTCATCGTCCTTACGATTACATATTGATGGATTGCCAG ATGCCCACAATGGACGGTTATGAAGCGACAAGAAAGATCAGAAAGGAGGAGAAACGATACGGAATCTATATGCCAATCATAGCATTGACTGCTCATTCTTCAGGCACCGAAGTGAAGAAGATATTCGAGGCCGGCATGGATTTCCACATTGAAAAGCCTGCGAACGGGGCTCGCCTGATGAAAGCCATCACTGAAATTCAAAGTAGAGGCGGGGGTGCATAA